The Flammeovirgaceae bacterium genome contains a region encoding:
- a CDS encoding serine hydrolase: MRKLILRFLLITIIAALTYGIYYAWLAFPIITGYGAKILCSCTMLVGRSETDVISNELGSGLLTLGSYKANYSDSSATATVFGLAKRKAIYRKGLGCTLVNEISEDELRKQSWQVAIPPRTNQDTIPWPAGNLLPDYLDLTAYDINKIQKAINEAFEEPGEEKNRRTRAIVVVHDGKIIAEKYANGFTSKTRQMGWSMTKSLTNGIIGLLVREQKISLNDHPPIKAWQQDERATITLHHLMQASSGLEWQEVYSGPSTATTMLFKKRDAGNYAAAFPLKNTPGEVFYYSSGTTNIISRISRQLIGDNEYHSYPYHHLFHKIGMHSLVIEPDPGGTFVGSSFSYATARDWARFGLLYLNDGYWMGNRILPEGWVEYTATPAKGAKRGEYGAQFWLNAGSPDDKSKRDFSDVPEDMFYCSGYEDQYVFIIPSKNLVVVRLGLTTGNGIDYNQFLKNIISSLPE; encoded by the coding sequence ATGCGTAAACTCATTCTTCGCTTCTTGCTCATCACCATTATTGCCGCACTAACCTATGGAATTTACTATGCCTGGCTTGCCTTCCCGATCATCACCGGTTACGGGGCGAAAATTCTTTGTTCCTGCACCATGCTGGTCGGACGCAGCGAGACCGATGTTATCAGCAATGAACTGGGCTCCGGATTATTAACACTCGGTTCCTACAAAGCCAATTATTCCGACTCCTCCGCTACTGCCACCGTTTTTGGGTTAGCCAAACGCAAAGCCATTTACCGGAAGGGTTTAGGCTGTACACTCGTTAACGAAATCAGCGAAGATGAATTGCGCAAACAATCCTGGCAGGTGGCCATTCCTCCACGCACCAATCAGGATACCATCCCCTGGCCTGCCGGAAATCTACTGCCCGATTACCTTGACCTTACTGCTTACGACATTAACAAAATACAGAAAGCAATAAATGAGGCATTCGAAGAACCCGGTGAAGAAAAGAACAGGCGCACAAGGGCTATTGTAGTTGTGCATGACGGGAAGATAATTGCCGAAAAATATGCCAACGGATTTACAAGTAAAACCAGACAAATGGGTTGGAGTATGACAAAAAGTTTAACCAATGGTATCATCGGCTTACTGGTAAGGGAACAAAAAATTTCACTGAACGACCACCCGCCCATTAAGGCCTGGCAGCAGGATGAACGTGCAACCATAACGCTTCACCACCTGATGCAAGCCAGCAGCGGCCTGGAGTGGCAGGAGGTTTATTCAGGGCCAAGCACCGCCACCACCATGTTATTCAAAAAGCGTGATGCCGGCAATTACGCGGCTGCATTTCCGTTGAAAAACACACCCGGTGAAGTCTTTTATTATTCCAGCGGCACCACCAACATTATATCACGGATTTCCCGGCAACTGATTGGCGATAACGAATACCATAGCTATCCTTATCATCATCTGTTTCATAAAATAGGCATGCATTCGCTCGTGATCGAACCCGATCCGGGTGGAACATTTGTCGGCTCCTCCTTTTCATACGCCACAGCCCGCGATTGGGCACGGTTTGGTCTGCTTTATCTGAATGACGGTTATTGGATGGGCAATCGTATTCTTCCGGAAGGTTGGGTGGAATACACGGCCACACCCGCTAAAGGTGCAAAGCGCGGAGAATATGGCGCACAGTTCTGGCTGAATGCGGGCAGCCCTGACGACAAAAGTAAACGCGATTTCTCTGATGTGCCTGAGGATATGTTTTATTGTTCCGGTTATGAAGACCAATATGTTTTCATCATCCCCTCAAAAAATCTGGTGGTAGTCAGGTTGGGTTTAACCACCGGCAATGGAATTGATTACAATCAGTTTTTGAAGAACATCATTTCATCATTACCTGAATAA
- a CDS encoding DUF885 family protein, which yields MKHVPLIVVWLLLAQCSPEKPVQEKLTTYDHLVAFFKEWRKFQKPLTVNGVPDYSVRAMKKQHTELKQWQQRLHAFDTTGWPVKHQVDWYIVYAEMNGLDFDHRVLRPWERDPAYYKTLWMDRSDVPAHEGPTHSAIVELWTYTFPLTAESKEKLINELRVIPPLCQQAKINLTGNARDLWSAGIRDIKTQQANLAEVLDYPEVRLHNDLVTAIEDAITATADFADWLEKQSASKTGPSGIGKDNYTWYQRYVHLVPLTWEDEVMLLKRELARAWTALKLEEHRNRHLPELKAADTPEAFNALAERSAKSLLNFLDKDEIVTVKEYFEPALRAHLGRFVPAEKRNFFVIGMHIDPRPLYSHFYHWFELARMDQELHESEIRRVPLLYNIFDSRNEGTATAVEEMFMQAGLYNDDPRVREIVYIMIAQRAARGLGSLYAHANEMTMEEAGGIHSEYTPRGWMKTEKELLIFEQHLYLRQPGYGTSYITGKYLLEEVMAEYARIKEKQNEAFRVKDFFDRINAIGCIPTSLVHWEMTGDKSEVNNALR from the coding sequence ATGAAGCATGTTCCGCTTATTGTTGTATGGCTTTTGCTGGCTCAGTGTTCACCAGAAAAACCTGTACAGGAAAAACTAACTACGTATGATCACTTGGTAGCTTTTTTTAAGGAATGGCGCAAGTTCCAGAAGCCGCTAACGGTAAATGGCGTTCCGGATTATTCGGTACGCGCCATGAAGAAGCAGCATACCGAATTAAAGCAATGGCAACAAAGGCTGCATGCATTTGATACTACCGGGTGGCCCGTAAAACACCAGGTGGATTGGTATATCGTTTATGCCGAAATGAACGGGTTGGATTTTGACCACCGCGTATTACGCCCGTGGGAACGCGACCCGGCCTATTATAAAACGTTGTGGATGGATCGCAGTGATGTACCGGCCCATGAAGGCCCCACGCATTCCGCCATCGTGGAGTTATGGACATATACTTTCCCGCTGACGGCTGAGAGCAAAGAAAAATTGATTAACGAACTGCGGGTGATACCGCCCCTCTGTCAGCAGGCAAAAATTAACCTGACGGGTAACGCCCGCGATTTGTGGAGTGCCGGCATCCGCGATATTAAAACACAACAGGCAAACCTGGCTGAGGTATTGGATTATCCCGAAGTACGACTTCACAACGATCTGGTTACTGCCATTGAAGATGCCATCACTGCTACAGCCGACTTTGCCGACTGGCTGGAAAAGCAATCAGCCTCTAAAACAGGTCCATCCGGTATCGGCAAGGATAATTACACGTGGTACCAACGCTATGTGCATCTGGTGCCGCTAACCTGGGAAGATGAAGTAATGCTGTTGAAGCGCGAACTGGCCCGCGCCTGGACGGCCCTGAAACTGGAAGAACACCGGAACCGCCACCTGCCTGAACTCAAAGCAGCCGATACGCCTGAAGCGTTTAATGCACTGGCCGAACGGTCGGCTAAAAGTCTTTTAAATTTTTTAGATAAAGATGAAATCGTAACTGTTAAAGAGTACTTCGAGCCAGCCTTGCGGGCACACCTGGGCCGGTTTGTGCCGGCCGAGAAGCGAAATTTTTTTGTTATCGGGATGCATATTGATCCACGGCCGCTTTATTCACATTTCTATCACTGGTTTGAACTGGCCCGCATGGACCAGGAGCTGCATGAAAGTGAAATCCGCAGGGTTCCGTTATTGTACAATATTTTCGACTCGCGCAACGAAGGTACAGCCACAGCCGTGGAAGAAATGTTTATGCAGGCCGGCTTATACAACGATGATCCACGGGTTCGCGAGATTGTTTACATTATGATTGCCCAGCGGGCGGCCCGTGGGCTGGGCTCGCTCTACGCACACGCCAACGAAATGACTATGGAAGAAGCCGGTGGGATACACTCTGAATACACCCCGCGCGGCTGGATGAAAACAGAAAAGGAACTATTGATTTTTGAACAACATTTGTATTTGCGCCAGCCGGGTTATGGAACAAGCTACATCACCGGCAAGTACCTGCTCGAAGAGGTTATGGCCGAATATGCAAGAATTAAGGAGAAACAAAATGAAGCGTTTCGGGTGAAGGATTTTTTTGATCGGATTAATGCCATTGGCTGTATTCCAACATCGCTTGTACATTGGGAAATGACGGGTGATAAGAGTGAGGTAAACAACGCTTTGCGTTAG
- a CDS encoding amino acid permease — MTKAPKQIGLWTSTSLVMGNMIASALFMLPATLGIYGGISIIGWLISGAGAMCLALVFSWLSKINPQATGGPYAYTRDGLGPFAAFLVAWGYWISVWCTNAAIAVAFVSYLSAFIPALDHNPALAVITGLAAIWLLTYINTRGVKAAGIVQVVTTILKLAPLVVITIVGLIFLKSDNFFPFNVSTQSDMSAITSVTTLTLFAFLGLECATIPSESVKNPETTISKATIIGTLLTTVIYIASTVAVMGLIPPAALHASAAPFADAAASVFGESGRLLVAGGAVISTFGALNGWILIQGQMPFAAARDRLFPRLFAIENKYRTPVAGLIVSSILVSIMMSMNFSRSLADTYKFIILLSTLTSLIAFLFSVVSFVIMENRLRGITKLNGNRYVIALLAFGYSMWAVIGSGEETVYWGFVLLMLGLPFYAHMQMKRT, encoded by the coding sequence ATGACGAAAGCGCCAAAACAAATCGGGTTATGGACCAGCACTTCGCTGGTGATGGGTAACATGATTGCCTCGGCTTTGTTCATGTTGCCGGCAACGCTTGGCATTTATGGAGGCATCAGCATCATCGGGTGGCTTATTTCAGGGGCGGGCGCTATGTGTCTGGCACTGGTGTTCAGTTGGCTTAGCAAAATAAACCCGCAGGCTACAGGTGGTCCCTACGCCTATACACGCGATGGCCTTGGTCCGTTTGCGGCTTTTCTCGTTGCGTGGGGGTACTGGATTTCGGTGTGGTGTACCAATGCCGCCATCGCTGTGGCGTTTGTTAGTTATCTCAGTGCTTTTATTCCTGCCCTCGATCACAATCCGGCACTGGCCGTTATCACCGGGCTTGCTGCCATTTGGCTGTTAACCTATATCAATACGCGGGGAGTAAAAGCCGCTGGCATTGTTCAGGTAGTTACTACCATCTTAAAACTGGCCCCCCTTGTTGTGATTACGATTGTGGGCCTTATATTTCTGAAATCCGATAATTTTTTTCCATTCAACGTCAGCACTCAATCTGACATGTCAGCCATCACCAGCGTCACCACGCTTACCTTGTTTGCTTTTCTTGGACTGGAATGTGCAACCATTCCATCGGAAAGTGTAAAGAACCCGGAGACTACCATATCAAAAGCAACCATCATCGGCACTTTGCTTACCACCGTAATCTACATTGCCAGCACGGTGGCTGTGATGGGACTCATTCCACCGGCTGCATTGCATGCCTCCGCAGCGCCCTTTGCTGATGCAGCCGCATCGGTGTTTGGCGAAAGCGGCCGGCTGCTGGTAGCAGGCGGGGCAGTGATTTCAACTTTTGGTGCACTCAACGGCTGGATACTGATACAAGGGCAGATGCCTTTTGCTGCTGCACGCGACCGGCTCTTTCCCAGGTTGTTTGCCATCGAAAATAAATACCGTACTCCGGTAGCAGGGCTTATTGTTTCCAGTATTCTGGTTTCGATTATGATGAGCATGAACTTTAGTCGCAGCCTGGCCGATACGTATAAGTTTATCATCCTTCTTTCAACGCTTACTTCGCTCATTGCTTTCCTGTTTTCCGTTGTTTCCTTTGTGATTATGGAGAACCGGCTTCGGGGAATAACCAAGCTGAACGGTAACCGTTACGTGATTGCCCTGCTTGCTTTTGGTTATTCCATGTGGGCGGTAATCGGTTCGGGTGAGGAAACGGTGTATTGGGGATTTGTGTTGCTGATGCTGGGCCTTCCGTTTTATGCCCACATGCAGATGAAGAGAACTTAA
- the fdhD gene encoding formate dehydrogenase accessory sulfurtransferase FdhD has translation MAHVHPAQIFKVTTNSRETAPDILAVEEPLEIRLGFGSPTDRKQKSLSVTMRTPGHDFELAIGFLFTEGIIRSYQEIESIKHCGDAGRQEEKENVVRVELKPDVTIDFQKLQRNFYTTSSCGVCGKSSIEAVAQHCSAVPVSWTVNPEVIHQLPEALRKAQQVFEYTGGLHASGLFTQEGKLVVIREDVGRHNALDKVIGAMLVKNEIPLTNSILLVSGRASFELVQKAAMAGIPVLSAVGAPSSLAVQLAADCGITLLGFVRDNRFNCYSVPERLS, from the coding sequence ATGGCTCACGTACACCCAGCTCAAATTTTCAAGGTTACGACTAACTCACGTGAAACTGCCCCGGATATTTTAGCAGTTGAAGAACCCCTTGAAATACGGTTAGGTTTCGGTTCACCAACTGACCGTAAGCAGAAAAGCCTATCGGTAACCATGCGCACACCCGGCCATGATTTTGAGTTGGCGATAGGTTTCTTGTTTACCGAGGGAATAATCAGATCCTATCAGGAAATTGAAAGCATAAAACATTGCGGGGATGCTGGCCGGCAGGAGGAAAAGGAAAATGTGGTCCGTGTAGAACTGAAACCGGATGTTACCATTGACTTTCAAAAGCTCCAGCGGAATTTTTACACCACCTCCAGTTGCGGGGTGTGCGGCAAGTCGTCCATTGAGGCGGTTGCACAGCATTGTTCGGCTGTTCCTGTCTCCTGGACGGTGAACCCCGAAGTAATTCATCAATTGCCTGAAGCGCTTCGCAAGGCGCAACAGGTTTTCGAATACACGGGGGGCCTGCATGCTTCGGGATTGTTTACACAAGAGGGCAAACTGGTAGTGATTCGTGAAGATGTAGGCCGGCACAATGCACTGGATAAAGTAATTGGAGCGATGTTGGTAAAGAACGAAATTCCGTTAACCAATTCAATATTATTAGTTAGCGGTCGCGCAAGTTTTGAACTTGTTCAAAAGGCCGCCATGGCGGGCATCCCGGTTTTGTCCGCAGTAGGGGCACCTTCCAGCCTGGCGGTGCAGCTTGCTGCCGATTGTGGAATTACGCTGTTGGGTTTTGTGCGGGATAATCGGTTTAATTGTTATTCTGTTCCTGAACGGCTGTCATGA
- a CDS encoding formate--tetrahydrofolate ligase, whose amino-acid sequence MAFKSDLEIAQAARLKPITEIAGRLSIAESDLELYGNYKAKLPLKLFNENGFKKSKLILVTAMTPTPAGEGKTTTSIGLCEGMNKIGKKTTVVLREPSLGPVFGMKGGAAGGGYSQVVPMEDINLHFTGDFAAVEKANNLLAALIDNDIQKPDGGLKIDPRTVEWKRVMDMNDRALRNLITGLGGKNGGMIRETGFNITAASEIMAILCLAKDMNDLKEKIGNIYVGDTYGGKAVFARDLKAQGSVALLLKDAIKPNLVQTLEGNPAIIHGGPFGNIAQGANSIIATRMGMSLSDYVVTEAGFGSDLGAEKFIDIVCGYGGFSPHAMVLVATIRALKYHGGVPREELTKPNLKALEAGFVNLEKHIENTKIFGVPAVISLNKFVSDTDEEIKWVIGKCEALGIDIALSEGWEKGGAGMVDLAKKITEAADSFHGKYWPVYDWKASIEEKVRTVAVKIYGAKDVEFLPKAKQNLKRIDRIGLNGVPVCIAKTQNSFSDDAKKLGRPKDFIITVREIEVAAGAGFVIPITGDILRMPGLPNVPAALAMDIDNEGRISGLS is encoded by the coding sequence ATGGCATTTAAATCTGATCTGGAAATTGCGCAGGCTGCACGCCTCAAACCCATAACAGAAATTGCCGGCCGGCTTTCGATTGCCGAAAGCGACCTTGAATTATACGGCAACTACAAAGCAAAACTTCCGCTGAAACTCTTCAATGAAAACGGCTTTAAGAAGAGCAAACTCATCCTGGTAACAGCCATGACACCCACGCCTGCCGGAGAGGGTAAAACCACTACATCCATCGGGCTGTGCGAAGGCATGAATAAAATCGGTAAGAAAACCACGGTGGTATTGCGCGAGCCTTCACTCGGGCCGGTATTTGGGATGAAAGGCGGTGCTGCAGGCGGAGGTTACTCCCAGGTGGTGCCGATGGAAGACATCAACCTGCACTTTACCGGTGATTTTGCTGCCGTTGAAAAGGCCAACAACCTGCTGGCCGCACTGATTGACAACGACATTCAAAAACCCGATGGCGGATTAAAAATTGATCCCCGTACGGTTGAATGGAAACGGGTGATGGATATGAACGACAGGGCGTTGCGTAACCTGATTACAGGCCTGGGCGGAAAAAATGGCGGGATGATCCGCGAAACCGGTTTTAACATTACGGCCGCTTCCGAAATCATGGCCATCCTTTGCCTGGCAAAGGATATGAATGACTTAAAAGAAAAGATTGGAAATATTTACGTTGGCGACACCTACGGTGGTAAAGCTGTTTTCGCACGCGACCTGAAGGCGCAGGGTTCGGTGGCACTTTTGTTAAAGGATGCCATTAAACCCAACCTGGTACAAACTCTTGAAGGCAACCCGGCCATCATTCATGGCGGCCCGTTTGGCAACATTGCACAGGGCGCCAACTCCATCATCGCTACACGCATGGGCATGAGCCTCTCCGATTACGTGGTTACCGAGGCCGGCTTCGGTTCCGACCTGGGCGCTGAAAAGTTTATTGATATTGTGTGTGGTTACGGAGGCTTTTCTCCGCATGCCATGGTGCTGGTGGCAACCATCCGCGCGTTAAAGTATCACGGGGGCGTACCCCGCGAAGAATTAACCAAGCCTAACCTGAAAGCGCTCGAAGCGGGTTTTGTTAATCTTGAAAAGCACATCGAAAACACCAAGATATTCGGAGTGCCCGCAGTGATTTCGCTCAACAAGTTTGTTTCGGATACGGATGAGGAAATAAAATGGGTAATTGGTAAATGCGAAGCGTTGGGTATTGATATCGCCTTATCGGAAGGATGGGAGAAGGGTGGTGCCGGCATGGTTGACCTGGCTAAAAAAATTACCGAGGCGGCCGATAGCTTCCATGGTAAATACTGGCCGGTGTACGATTGGAAAGCATCGATTGAAGAAAAGGTAAGAACAGTGGCCGTGAAAATTTACGGAGCAAAAGATGTGGAGTTTCTGCCGAAGGCAAAACAAAACCTGAAGCGCATCGACCGCATCGGGCTGAACGGTGTACCCGTGTGTATTGCCAAAACACAAAACAGTTTTTCGGATGACGCAAAGAAACTGGGCCGGCCCAAAGATTTTATCATTACCGTTCGGGAAATAGAGGTAGCCGCAGGGGCCGGGTTTGTAATTCCGATAACAGGTGATATTCTGCGCATGCCCGGCCTGCCCAATGTGCCGGCTGCCCTGGCGATGGATATTGACAATGAAGGAAGGATTAGCGGGTTGTCGTAA
- a CDS encoding methyltransferase — translation MNDYFQFRQFRVSHRRSSMKVGTDAVLLGAWADVSGINTVLDAGTGTGVIALMLAQRTAGQVKIDAVEIDHQAASDAYENFSVSPWTDSMHLFHTPLQHFIPRQKYDLIISNPPFFVNSLKPPDASRKVARHTDSMKFDDLIALAIKYLQRPTGRLAIILPPAEGALFTRLAAANGLFLNRECTFRTRTHKPPERKLMEFSFIHTDLQTEVLCLYEHSDVWSAPYKELTAPFYLKG, via the coding sequence ATGAATGACTATTTCCAGTTCAGGCAATTTCGTGTAAGCCACAGGCGCAGCAGCATGAAGGTGGGCACCGATGCGGTTTTGCTTGGCGCTTGGGCTGATGTTTCAGGCATAAACACGGTATTGGACGCAGGCACCGGTACCGGTGTAATTGCTTTGATGCTTGCCCAGCGAACAGCCGGCCAGGTAAAAATTGATGCCGTGGAAATTGACCACCAGGCTGCCTCGGATGCATATGAAAATTTTTCTGTCTCACCTTGGACCGATTCGATGCACCTGTTCCATACACCGCTTCAACATTTCATTCCCCGTCAAAAGTATGATCTGATCATCAGCAACCCGCCCTTTTTTGTTAACAGCCTCAAACCGCCCGATGCTTCCCGCAAAGTTGCCCGTCATACCGATTCAATGAAATTTGATGATTTGATTGCCCTGGCAATAAAATACCTTCAAAGACCAACCGGCCGGCTTGCTATTATTCTTCCACCGGCTGAAGGCGCCCTCTTTACCCGGTTGGCTGCAGCCAATGGCTTATTCCTCAACCGCGAGTGTACCTTCCGGACACGTACACATAAACCCCCGGAACGGAAGCTGATGGAATTCTCATTTATACATACCGATTTACAGACCGAAGTACTTTGTTTGTATGAACACAGCGATGTTTGGTCGGCACCTTATAAAGAGTTAACGGCACCCTTCTACCTTAAAGGCTAA